A single Drechmeria coniospora strain ARSEF 6962 chromosome 03, whole genome shotgun sequence DNA region contains:
- a CDS encoding Brix domain containing protein, which yields MGFTKPPVKALKAANKLKRQELFVQHKRASGKERREERFRRKKAEDQDPLLKANRLAKNKTLTIDQKRVWDDGDDDSLGAVVDLEKLRRKRIEEAEAEEQASLNAEMEDAEDDEDNDSMLESDNEEDDERRQAALAKRMEKRSRRESVAPSTTSTNLDLTPSSLALKFPTLFSDIPQPNPKVLVTTSLNSSIHDEAQLISTLFPNSTYIRRSGHRFAYKYSLREICKFATNREFTAVILVKEDLKKPTGMSIVHLPSGPTFHFSISSWIEPRKLPGHGNPTNHYPELLLNNFKTPLGLLTAKLFQALYPPQPEFQGRQVVTMHCQRDWIFLRRHRYVFREKRVTEKSIVDAEGKELKGVEDLRVGLQELGPRFTLKLRRVDKGIGRAGSEGEDATQWQWKAKMEKDRKRFNL from the coding sequence ATGGGTTTCACAAAGCCGCCTGTCAAGGCGCTTAAGGCCGCCAACAAGTTGAAGCGCCAGGAGTTGTTTGTTCAGCATAAAAGAGCCAGCGGCAAGGAGCGACGAGAAGAGCGTTTCCGGCGCAAAAAGGCAGAAGACCAGGACCCTTTGCTGAAGGCGAATCGATTGGCCAAGAACAAGACTCTCACGATTGACCAGAAGCGGGTGTGGgatgatggtgacgatgacaGCCTTGGTGCCGTGGTGGATCTGGAGAAGCTGAGAAGAAAGCGAATAGAGGAGGCTGAGGCCGAAGAGCAGGCCTCTCTCAACGCGGAAATGGAGGATGCCGAAGATGATGAGGACAATGACAGCATGCTGGAATCCGACAATGAAGAGGATGACGAGAGGCGACAGGCAGCCCTCGCCAAGCGGATGGAGAAGCGCTCTCGACGAGAAAGCGtggctccgtcgacgacaagcacCAATCTCGACCTGACGCCATCCTCTCTAGCCCTCAAGTTTCCCACCCTCTTCTCCGATATTCCTCAGCCAAACCCGAAAGTTCTCGTCACGACCTCGCTCAACTCGAGCATTCACGACGAGGCGCAGCTCATCTCGACCCTGTTCCCCAACAGCACGTACATACGGCGATCAGGCCATCGCTTTGCATACAAATACTCACTACGGGAGATTTGCAAGTTTGCTACCAATCGAGAGTTCACGGCTgtcatcctcgtcaaggAGGACCTGAAGAAGCCAACCGGAATGTCCATCGTCCACCTTCCGTCAGGTCCGACGTTCCACTTCAGCATCTCGAGCTGGATCGAGCCGAGGAAGCTTCCCGGTCACGGAAACCCGACCAACCACTACCCCGAATTGCTTCTCAACAATTTCAAGACGCCGCTCGGTCTGCTTACGGCCAAGCTGTTCCAAGCACTCTACCCCCCCCAACCGGAGTTTCAGGGTCGTCAGGTGGTGACGATGCATTGCCAGCGCGACTGGATTTTTTTGCGACGCCATCGGTACGTTTTTCGAGAAAAGCGCGTGACGGAGAAGAGCATCGTCGATGCGGAGGGAAAAGAGCTCAAGGGCGTTGAGGATCTCCGAGTTGGCTTGCAGGAGCTTGGCCCACGCTTCACCCTGAAGCTGAGAAGAGTCGATAAAGGTATAGGGAGAGCCGGAAGTGAAGGCGAAGACGCGACGCAATGGCAATGGAAGGCGAAGATGGAAAAGGACCGCAAACGGTTCAATCTATAA
- a CDS encoding dTDP-D-glucose 4,6-dehydratase — MVSGAVNGHGHCLPDPDVWKRAPVLKGSTRFEPRPDIKNIMVTGGAGFMQVVLAVTAGVTLDKHTDQAQQSQRILDYCSSLNNCRVLDGKSNFRFYQGDLTNPSQVLGCMEEHAIDTVLHFAAQSHVDLSFGNSYSFTHANVYGTHVLLESAKRACIKRFVHVSTDEVYGEIKEGDDEVLESSILAPTNPYAASKAAAEMLVQSYQKSFKLPTIIVRSNNVYGPHQYPEKIIPKFACLLERGRPMVIHGNGSPTRRYLYAGDAADAFDTILHKGHIGSIYNVGSSDEVSNLDLSHMILDAMGIETDNPERSRKWIKYTDDRPYNDRRYAVDGSKLRGLGWKQKTDLWDGLRTTVAWYRQFGESWWGDLSHVLTPFPVVSEGEVMPDDDHAVKDEPPIPGDECPATMKQPDSGQNGSH, encoded by the exons ATGGTCAGCG GCGCAGTCAACGGGCATGGCCATTGCCTGCCGGACCCGGATGTCTGGAAGCGAGCCCCCGTTCTCAAGGGATCGACTCGGTTCGAACCACGGCCGGATATAAAGAACATCATGGTCACCGGTGGGGCAGGATTTATGCaagtcgtcctcgccgttaCTGCGGGCGTCACGCTGGACAAGCATACTGACCAAGCTCAACAATCTCAGCGCATC CTGGATTATTGCTCTTCATTGAACAACTGCCGGGTCCTCGATGGCAAGTCTAATTTCAGATTTTACCAAGGCGACCTCACCAACCCATCCCAGGTCCTCGGCTGTATGGAGGAGCACGCGATCGACACCGTGCTGCATTTTGCGGCGCAATCGCATGTCGATTTAAGTTTTGGAAATTCGTACAGCTTCACCCATGCCAATGTATACGGTACCCACGTTCTCCTCGAAAGTGCCAAGAGGGCATGCATCAAGCGTTTCGTTCACGTTTCGACCGACGAGGTGTACGGAGAGATCAAGGAGGGTGACGATGAGGTTCTAGAATCCAGCATCCTCGCGCCGACCAACCCCTACGCCGCGAGCAAGGCCGCTGCCGAAATGCTGGTCCAGTCGTATCAGAAGAGCTTCAAGCTTCCAACCATCATCGTGAGGAGCAACAATGTCTATGGACCTCATCAGTATCCTGAAA AAATAATACCCAAGTTCGCCTGTCTTCTCGAACGGGGTCGACCGATGGTGATACACGGCAATGGCAGTCCCACTCGACGTTATCTCTACGCAGGTGACGCTGCTGATGCCTTCGACACCATCTTACACAAGGGCCACATTGGAAGCATTTATAACGTTGGATCTTCCGACGAGGTTTCCAACCTTGACCTCAGTCACATGATCCTTGATGCAATGGGCATCGAGACCGACAATCCTGAGCGTTCTCGCAAGTGGATCAAGTACACGGATGACAGGCCGTACAACGATCGCCGATACGCTGTTGACGGATCCAAGCTGCGGGGGCTGGGCTGGAAACAGAAGACAGACCTCTGGGATGGGCTACGGACGACTGTGGCCTGGTACCGACAGTTTGGAGAGTCATGGTGGGGGGATTTGAGCCATGTCCTGACGCCTTTCCCTGTTGTCAGCGAAGGGGAGGTAATGCCAGACGATGACCATGCGGTGAAAGATGAGCCGCCGATACCAGGCGACGAGTgtccggcgacgatgaagcaGCCCGATTCGGGCCAGAACGGTTCTCATTGA
- a CDS encoding ubiquitin interaction domain-containing protein: MSKSVPKSSELGGADGHDEAPARSEESHIQHQRTESSKNTEKAPFSLLSLDRKKMEEERLARKRNRSAVSDDDVVEIEAPSKQRQRLVPSPPESISATRKPDAASAIPYPNGVMKRTWAYGYPRTSDDIKIEEVLQKDKLLLALLSSFQWDEEWIMSKLDMSKTKLLLAAFAADDRQARTTHNPYCVEQNSSCDRRKQCAPTCHLAFASASRPCTALGLCTPNCKFLSIKTTCVSWCLPMVFLMDLPRREASVDHKRTTFSLQLERFLRAMGVDSSMVDSLANYDFSRTVDLGFVYSIPGGHMDRSLQRIGLWHCPSMWINEGSLTDTRGYCGLGTTVAALGLATKDPVEVDFVVSDVDPRSLNWLTGRTVQANADQQCASLGSIKHDLVEAIYNACQGDDGTKEYNARMKRKPSDKQSSPSTPFKDRFRIYFPSNQTVCDSRGGRNAGGTICVQEKWWRLPTFPTELVCDCVSTRKGLLMHTKVIFVRRAKREKALAENSGPASWAGWAYVGSANLSESAWGRMVKDKATGNLKMNCRNWECGVVIPVRPSSQKADGGETETVDLGVFQSTVPVPMHVPGRAYGLKEEPWFYSSNAGST, translated from the exons ATGTCCAAATCTGTCCCAAAATCCTCCGAGCTGGGAGGGGCTGATGGCCATGATGAAGCACCCGCACGCTCTGAAGAATCCCATATCCAGCATCAGCGCACCGAGAGCAGCAAGAATACCGAAAAGGCCCCATTTTCTCTGCTATCTCTGGATCGGAAGAAGATGGAGGAAGAGCGCTTGGCCAGAAAACGAAATCGAAGTGCTGTAAGCGATGACGATGTGGTCGAGATCGAAGCACCCTCAAAGCAGAGGCAGCGATTGGTGCCCAGCCCCCCAGAGAGCATATCAGCGACGAGAAAACCCGATGCTGCGAGTGCGATACCGTATCCAAATGGTGTAATGAAGCGTACTTGGGCGTATGGCTACCCCCGAACATCCGACGACATCAAGATAGAGGAGGTCCTCCAAAAAGACAAGCTGCTCCTCGCCTTGCTCTCATCTTTTCAGTGGGACGAGGAATGGATCATGTCAAAGCTTGACATGTCCAAGACAAAACTGCTACTTGCTGCTTTTGCTGCAGATGATCGACAGGCACGCACCACACACAATCCCTACTGCGTTGAGCAAAACTCATCATGTGATAGAAGGAAGCAATGCGCGCCAACGTGCCACCTGGCGTTCGCTTCTGCTTCCCGCCCATGCACGGCCCTGGGTCTATGCACTCCAAACTGCAAATTCTTAAGTATCAAGACTACTTGCGTCTCGTGGTGCCTTCCG ATGGTCTTTCTTATGGATCTACCACGACGAGAAGCGAGCGTTGACCACAAGCGAACAACGTTCAGCCTTCAACTCGAACGCTTCCTCCGCGCCATGGGCGTCGACAGCAGCATGGTTGATAGCCTCGCCAACTACGATTTTTCCCGCACCGTTGACCTGGGTTTCGTCTATTCCAT ACCGGGCGGGCACATGGACCGGTCCCTGCAGCGCATCGGTTTGTGGCATTGTCCATCCATGTGGATCAACGAAGGTTCACTAACGGATACTCGAGGCTATTGCGGATTGGGAACAACTGTCGCAGCGTTGGGTCTGGCAACCAAAGAccccgtcgaggtcgatTTTGTTGTGAGTGACGTGGACCCCAGGAGCCTCAACTGGCTCACTGGTCGCACGGTGCAAGCTAATGCCGATCAACAGTGCGCCTCCCTCGGATCTATCAAGcatgacctcgtcgaggccattTACAACGCCTGCCAGG GAGACGATGGAACAAAGGAGTACAATGCAAGGATGAAGCGTAAGCCCTCCGACAAGCAGTCCAGCCCATCGACGCCTTTCAAGGACAGATTCCGCATTTACTTCCCATCGAATCAAACTGTTTGCGATagccgaggcggacgaaAT GCTGGAGGCACCATCTGTGTTCAGGAGAAGTGGTGGCGTCTGCCAACCTTTCCAACTGAACTAGTCTGCGATTGTGTCAGCACTCGAAAGGGACTTTTGATGCACACCAAGGTCATATTCGTGCGCAGGGCCAAGCGGGAGAAGGCTCTCGCCGAGAACTCGGGGCCGGCTTCTTGGGCTGGTTGGGCATACGTCGGCAGCGCAAATTTGTCCGAGAGCGCCTG GGGTCGAATGGTGAAGGACAAAGCGACTGGAAACCTCAAGATGAACTGCCGGAACTGGGAGTGTGGTGTTGTGATTCCAGTTCGCCCTTCCAGCCAGAAAGCGGACGGGGGCGAAACCGAAACGGTGGACCTGGGTGTTTTCCAGTCCACGGTACCCGTTCCAATGCATGTGCCTGGTCGAGCATACGGACTCAAAGAAGAGCCCTGGTTCTACAGCAGCAACGCTGGCTCGACCTGA